In Strigops habroptila isolate Jane chromosome 2, bStrHab1.2.pri, whole genome shotgun sequence, one genomic interval encodes:
- the BACH1 gene encoding transcription regulator protein BACH1: MSLSEKNSVVFAYESSVHSTNVLLSLDDQRKQDILCDVTILVEDQRFRAHKAVLAACSSYFLSRIVGQVDADLIITLPEEVTLKGFSPLLQFAYTAKLILNKDNVSEVCKCAEFLGIHNIEESCFQFLKFKFLDFKLDQPEYPRKKCCTQRCRKTNPKIGNVDDGDLEIDDEAEELLEKEYFQTPDTKFCKDDENPKSSPALQDNANQTCDPVQLERGSVSSSSSQCPKYRKFQKAFGNDKVHASESNSSIKDIQMPPIATFLEKEISDNDGIQKAQECAPVQLVSKCEETQVKMEEGEEGIEKKEESKRDSGTQIVSCPVEKMDVAALPQNSAAPHGLNSASFLHTCEQYGNLNFSGMQNTVLAEKTVSGTRVGNDKIENQDDTPAKVDLCTRGATNITSAGDRSSVEREVAEHLAKGFWSDIYSTEACQIHLPPAAPQESLEPVYSGKKPECPWLGIRISESPEPCSQRTFTTLNSVNCPFISNLSTEGCSNSSEISSADCVQGQQQEQCPYNYVISLGEDSETDTEGDSESCSAREQECEVKLPFNAQRIISLSRNDFQSFLKMHKLTPEQLDCIHDIRRRSKNRIAAQRCRKRKLDCIQNLESEIEKLQNEKENLLKERNLILSTLGETKQNLTGLCQQVCKEAALSHEQILILAKYSSSDCPLSFLFPERERTAPSDSELAMPACIELADGLSGVTPTNEQSSCYQIVKSVCDATYDQVQELHPVSVRTVEKASLVEQCGQSGGITDFCQQMTDKCTTDE, from the exons ATGTCTCTAAGTGAGAAGAATAGTGTGGTTTTTGCATATGAATCTTCAGTACACAGTACCAATGTACTTCTCAGTCTTGATGATCAGCGAAAGCAAGATATTCTTTGTGATGTTACTATTTTAGTGGAAGATCAGCGATTTCGGGCTCACAAAGCAGTGCTTGCAGCTTGCAGCAGTTATTTCCTTTCAAGAATTGTGGGCCAGGTGGATGCCGATCTTATCATCACTTTACCGGAAGAG gtaaCACTTAAAGGATTTAGTCCTTTGCTTCAGTTTGCATACACAGctaaacttattttaaataaagacaatgTGTCTGAAGTTTGCAAGTGTGCTGAATTTTTGGGCATACACAACATTGAAGAGTCTTGCTTTCAGTTTCTCAAATTCAAATTTTTGGACTTCAAGTTGGATCAGCCGGAATATCCTAGGAAGAAGTGTTGTACACAGCGTTGTCGGAAAACAAATCCTAAGATTGGCAATGTGGACGATGGAGACCTAGAAATAGATGATGAAGCAGAAGAACttttagaaaaggaatattttcaaaCTCCTGACACAAAATTCTGTAAAGATGATGAAAATCCTAAATCATCACCTGCTCTCCAAGATAATGCCAATCAAACATGTGATCCTGTACAGTTAGAAAGGGGTAGTGTTTCTAGCTCATCTTCCCAGTGCCCAAAATATAGGAAATTCCAGAAAGCTTTTGGAAATGACAAAGTTCATGCTTCAGAGTCCAATTCCAGTATTAAAGACATTCAGATGCCACCAATTGCAACTTTTCTTGAGAAGGAAATATCTGATAATGATGGCATACAAAAAGCTCAGGAGTGTGCACCTGTGCAGCTGGTCTCCAAATGTGAAGAGACTCAGGTAAAaatggaggaaggagaggaaggcattgagaaaaaggaagagtcAAAGAGAGATTCTGGGACTCAGATTGTGTCATGTCCTGTGGAGAAAATGGATGTTGCTGCTCTCCCCCAAAACTCTGCTGCACCTCATGGACTCAATTCTGCGTCTTTTTTACATACTTGTGAGCAATATGGTAACTTGAATTTCAGTGGTATGCAAAACACAGTCTTAGCTGAAAAAACTGTATCAGGTACTAGAGTTGGGAATGACAAAATTGAAAATCAAGATGACACACCTGCAAAGGTTGATTTGTGCACTAGGGGAGCCACTAACATTACATCAGCTGGTGATCGTAGCAGTGTGGAGAGAGAGGTAGCAGAACATCTAGCAAAAGGATTCTGGAGTGATATTTATAGCACAGAAGCCTGTCAAATACATTTACCACCTGCGGCTCCACAAGAGAGCTTGGAGCCAGTATATTCAGGGAAAAAACCAGAGTGTCCATGGCTAGGTATCAGGATCAGTGAAAGCCCTGAACCTTGCTCTCAACGAACTTTTACAACATTGAATTCTGTCAACTGCCCCTTTATAAGCAACCTTAGTACTGAAGGGTGCTCCAACAGCTCTGAAATAAGCAGTGCAGATTGTGTTCAGGGACAGCAACAAGAACAGTGTCCCTACAATTATGTGATAAGTTTGGGAGAGGATTCGGAAACTGACACTGAGGGAGACAGTGAATCCTGTTCGGCTAGAGAACAAGAGTGTGAG GTAAAATTGCCATTTAATGCACAAAGGATTATCTCACTTTCCAGAAATGACTTTCagtcatttctgaaaatgcataAATTAACTCCTGAACAATTGGACTGTATTCATGATATCCGAAGACGAAGTAAAAATAGAATTGCAGCACAGCGATGTCGTAAAAGAAAACTGGACTGCATACAAAATCTCGAATCTGAAATTGAAAAACTG caaaatgagAAGGAGAAcctgctgaaggaaagaaacctCATTTTGTCAACTCTGGGTGAGACAAAGCAGAATCTGACTGGACTTTGCCAGCAGGTGTGTAAGGAAGCGGCCTTGAGTCATGAGCAAATACTGATACTTGCAAAATATTCATCTTCAGATTGtccactttcatttttattcccgGAGAGAGAACGAACAGCTCCATCTGATAGTGAGCTTGCAATGCCAGCATGTATAGAATTAGCAGATGGTCTTTCAGGTGTTACACCTACAAATGAGCAGAGTTCTTGTTATCAGATTGTGAAAAGCGTGTGTGATGCAACATACGATCAAGTACAAGAACTGCATCCAGTTTCTGTAAGAACAGTGGAGAAAGCTTCACTTGTGGAACAGTGTGGACAGAGTGGTGGTATCACAGACTTCTGTCAGCAAATGACTGACAAATGCACTACAGATGAGTGA